Proteins from a genomic interval of Vreelandella profundi:
- a CDS encoding FecCD family ABC transporter permease, which yields MRPSGLKSDVRNRREHRKNSTAADDEPVQPPAGCWRWGERKINGASVLVERRAVWVNSALMVALVCAAIAYLCLGSLTLMPGEVIIALAGQGDMMTGFMVQELRLPRLVAACLTGGAFALAGILMQTLARNRLATPGIIGIDNGATAFAVASVVGVSVSLAPSAMALTGAVTAAVLTFGLAAGSGTQGYRFIVAGIGVGAVFGAITQLMLARVAIDTANAAYPWTVGSLNARSGGSVQLLGIGLALGFVASLALARSLTILRFSEATANGLGVNAKVRRIQILLLSVVLTALAVAVAGPVGMVGLIGPEIARALSTPRHVPVVAATLAGALVMVLADLMGRTLLTPIELPVGIVTAIIGGPWLLWILMRPQRSHA from the coding sequence ATGAGGCCAAGCGGGTTGAAATCTGACGTCCGGAATCGCAGAGAACACAGAAAAAACAGCACCGCTGCTGACGATGAGCCGGTGCAGCCGCCTGCAGGTTGCTGGCGGTGGGGCGAGCGTAAAATAAATGGTGCGAGCGTTCTGGTTGAGCGCCGCGCCGTTTGGGTCAACAGTGCGCTGATGGTCGCGCTAGTATGTGCCGCTATTGCCTACCTGTGCCTTGGCAGCCTGACGCTTATGCCTGGCGAGGTGATCATTGCGCTGGCGGGGCAGGGCGATATGATGACTGGATTTATGGTTCAGGAATTGCGCCTGCCACGCTTAGTCGCGGCCTGCTTGACCGGCGGGGCATTCGCCCTGGCCGGTATTCTTATGCAGACACTGGCCCGTAATCGCTTGGCGACGCCGGGCATTATTGGCATCGATAACGGCGCTACGGCGTTTGCGGTTGCCTCGGTTGTGGGTGTGAGCGTCTCGCTAGCCCCTTCGGCAATGGCCTTGACCGGCGCGGTGACCGCTGCAGTGCTGACCTTTGGGCTAGCGGCGGGGAGCGGCACTCAAGGCTATCGCTTTATCGTCGCCGGTATCGGTGTTGGCGCCGTATTTGGGGCGATCACGCAGCTAATGCTGGCGCGAGTAGCCATTGATACCGCCAACGCCGCTTATCCATGGACGGTAGGATCACTTAATGCTCGCTCAGGTGGCTCCGTTCAACTATTGGGCATCGGCCTCGCGCTGGGATTTGTGGCGTCACTGGCGTTAGCCCGCTCGCTGACCATCCTGCGTTTTTCCGAAGCGACGGCTAACGGGCTTGGGGTGAACGCCAAAGTAAGACGTATCCAAATACTGCTGCTATCGGTGGTATTGACGGCGCTTGCCGTTGCCGTGGCCGGGCCGGTGGGCATGGTGGGGTTGATCGGGCCTGAAATTGCGCGCGCGCTGTCTACTCCACGCCACGTGCCGGTGGTCGCGGCAACGCTTGCCGGTGCCCTGGTGATGGTGCTGGCAGATTTAATGGGGCGCACCCTGCTGACGCCGATTGAGCTTCCGGTGGGTATTGTCACTGCCATTATTGGTGGCCCCTGGCTTTTATGGATTTTGATGCGGCCGCAACGGAGTCACGCATGA
- a CDS encoding ABC transporter substrate-binding protein has protein sequence MLRSVLRHGLTGVLLTSLIANAQARELDTAFGKVEVPDSPARVVTLYEGALDASVAAGITPIGAVATRGGNEVATYMSEHIDTRQLEMVGVARETNIEAVLRLQPDLILATPQLPEEQYRLLSRIAPTVVPESNGMSRERWKAESRLYGQALGKEAEVDEALESVEQRAAELNQRLSEAQVGGTAYLARWMPAGPMVMSTELFATGVLASTGISVEDERLVKEGSAHSDILSLENLSMIDGDWLFLATLNDEGQQALDAAEQSSAFTRLNVVQQGHVVPVNGQVWSSASGPLAAQAILDDIEKALLP, from the coding sequence ATGCTGCGTTCGGTACTGCGTCATGGTTTAACAGGTGTGCTCTTAACGAGCCTTATCGCCAATGCCCAAGCGCGTGAGCTAGATACCGCCTTTGGTAAAGTGGAGGTGCCTGATTCACCGGCGCGCGTCGTGACGCTTTATGAAGGTGCCTTGGACGCCTCCGTCGCGGCTGGAATCACCCCGATTGGTGCGGTCGCCACGCGGGGCGGCAATGAAGTAGCGACCTATATGAGTGAGCATATCGATACTCGCCAGCTGGAAATGGTGGGCGTTGCACGCGAAACCAATATTGAAGCAGTGCTTCGCTTGCAGCCGGATCTCATTCTAGCCACCCCACAGCTTCCCGAAGAGCAATACCGACTGCTTTCGCGCATTGCGCCCACCGTTGTACCTGAATCAAACGGTATGTCGCGTGAACGTTGGAAGGCAGAGTCACGCCTTTATGGGCAGGCGCTGGGTAAAGAGGCCGAGGTAGATGAGGCGCTTGAAAGCGTTGAACAGCGCGCGGCTGAGCTTAACCAGCGCCTAAGCGAAGCACAGGTGGGCGGTACTGCCTACTTGGCTCGCTGGATGCCCGCAGGCCCCATGGTGATGTCGACTGAGCTGTTTGCAACCGGTGTGCTGGCATCGACCGGTATCAGCGTAGAAGACGAAAGGCTGGTTAAAGAAGGCAGCGCGCATAGCGATATTCTGAGCCTTGAAAACCTGTCTATGATCGACGGCGACTGGTTGTTTCTTGCCACGCTTAACGATGAAGGCCAGCAGGCACTTGATGCCGCTGAGCAAAGCAGCGCCTTTACGCGTCTAAACGTTGTCCAGCAAGGTCACGTTGTGCCTGTTAATGGTCAGGTTTGGAGCAGCGCCTCTGGCCCCTTAGCCGCCCAAGCCATTTTGGACGATATCGAAAAAGCGCTGTTGCCGTAG
- a CDS encoding TonB-dependent receptor domain-containing protein, translating to MQQFTRRTLTSAIALAAISSAAYGQETTPLDNIVVSASGFEQAMVDAPASISVISREELERTRVTSIADALRDIEGVDVGGQVGKTGGSNISIRGMPSDYTLILIDGRRQNTAGSVTPNGFGETSTSFFPPVSSIERIEVIRGPMSTLYGSDAMGGVINIITRRVGREWTGSVGIENTFNQDRDFGDRREINLYTSGPLIADTLGIQLRGRLYERDASGLVYSDENGDPIEVSQRGPSPVEGDVYNLGGKLTWTPNDNNDLWVDGEVNRQRYNNDECQLGTLDGRSRSCDPEPGEAFGYSDELRFEREQVAIGHTGRFASGTLETSLMRNTTETKGRTIPGAIGESYDGFPGIVGGEPRELETTNTVLDSKFVMPLGNHMTTIGMQWWDAELDDGLAGETFEQTTWSLFAEDEWLLREDLALTLGGRYDHHDAFGSQFSPRGYLVWNTTPEWTLKGGVSRGYKTPTLNALHAGINGVTGQGTVLTIGNPNLEPETSTSSEIGAHYDNQQGFTASATLFYNQFDDKIASGNDILIENDPLIPDGLYGQDINIDEAVTQGIELAASYQFNSDWRLNANYTYTDSEQQSGENEGDPLTDTPEHAVNATLRWQTTAKLDTWLSAEYRSERYRNREGVRGAPSYDDLGDFKAYSLFHLGGNYAVTDSLNLSATIYNLFDKDFVDYRAYGDGTSFGNVYANSEEGRRLWLSARYEF from the coding sequence ATGCAACAATTTACTCGCCGTACATTAACCAGTGCCATCGCACTTGCCGCTATCTCCTCAGCTGCTTATGGCCAAGAAACCACTCCGTTAGACAATATAGTGGTATCTGCCAGTGGCTTTGAGCAAGCCATGGTGGACGCTCCGGCCAGCATCTCGGTGATCTCCCGTGAGGAGCTTGAGCGCACGCGCGTCACTAGCATTGCAGACGCACTGCGCGATATTGAAGGCGTCGATGTCGGTGGCCAAGTGGGTAAAACGGGCGGCAGTAATATCAGTATCCGCGGCATGCCTAGCGACTACACATTGATACTAATCGACGGTCGCCGTCAGAATACAGCGGGCAGCGTTACGCCTAACGGCTTTGGCGAAACCTCGACCAGCTTCTTCCCCCCCGTATCCAGCATTGAACGCATTGAGGTTATTCGTGGGCCGATGTCGACGCTTTATGGCTCCGATGCCATGGGCGGTGTCATCAACATTATTACCCGCCGCGTTGGCCGTGAATGGACAGGGTCGGTGGGCATTGAGAATACCTTTAACCAAGATCGTGACTTTGGCGACCGCAGGGAAATCAACCTCTATACCAGCGGCCCATTGATAGCAGACACACTGGGCATTCAGCTACGCGGACGCCTCTATGAGCGCGACGCATCCGGACTTGTCTACAGCGACGAGAACGGCGATCCGATTGAAGTAAGCCAGCGCGGCCCCAGCCCGGTCGAGGGCGATGTTTATAACCTGGGCGGCAAACTAACCTGGACACCGAACGACAACAATGACCTCTGGGTTGATGGTGAGGTCAATAGACAGCGCTATAACAACGATGAATGCCAGCTGGGCACGCTTGACGGACGCTCTCGTAGCTGCGACCCAGAACCAGGCGAAGCGTTTGGCTACTCTGACGAACTTCGCTTTGAGCGTGAACAAGTCGCAATTGGCCACACGGGCCGGTTTGCATCAGGCACGCTGGAAACCAGCCTAATGCGCAATACCACTGAAACCAAAGGGCGCACCATTCCAGGCGCAATAGGTGAGTCTTACGACGGTTTTCCAGGCATTGTCGGCGGTGAACCGCGCGAGCTTGAGACCACTAATACGGTGCTAGATAGCAAGTTCGTAATGCCGCTAGGCAATCATATGACCACGATAGGTATGCAGTGGTGGGATGCGGAACTTGATGACGGCCTTGCAGGGGAAACCTTCGAGCAAACCACTTGGTCGCTATTTGCTGAAGACGAGTGGCTGTTGCGAGAGGATTTAGCCCTAACCCTAGGCGGTCGCTATGACCATCATGATGCCTTTGGCAGCCAGTTTAGCCCACGCGGTTACTTGGTCTGGAATACCACCCCGGAGTGGACGCTAAAAGGCGGTGTTAGCCGCGGCTATAAGACCCCAACGCTTAATGCACTGCACGCTGGCATTAATGGCGTCACCGGACAGGGTACTGTGCTCACCATCGGTAACCCTAACTTGGAGCCGGAAACCAGCACCAGCAGCGAGATCGGCGCACACTACGATAACCAACAGGGCTTCACCGCCAGCGCGACGCTTTTCTATAACCAGTTTGACGATAAGATCGCCAGTGGCAACGATATCTTGATCGAAAACGATCCGCTGATTCCCGACGGTCTGTATGGCCAAGATATCAATATTGATGAAGCCGTCACCCAGGGCATAGAGCTAGCCGCCAGCTATCAGTTCAATTCCGATTGGCGTTTGAATGCCAATTACACCTATACCGATAGTGAACAGCAAAGCGGCGAAAATGAAGGCGATCCGCTTACCGATACTCCGGAGCACGCGGTCAATGCCACGCTGCGCTGGCAAACCACAGCGAAGCTAGATACATGGCTCTCAGCGGAGTACCGCAGCGAGCGCTACCGTAATCGTGAAGGCGTTCGGGGCGCTCCTTCCTATGATGATTTAGGTGACTTTAAAGCCTACTCGCTATTTCATCTGGGCGGTAATTACGCGGTGACCGACAGCCTTAACCTAAGTGCCACAATCTACAACCTGTTTGATAAGGACTTCGTGGACTACCGCGCCTATGGCGATGGCACTAGCTTTGGCAATGTGTACGCCAATAGTGAGGAAGGCCGCCGCCTGTGGCTGTCCGCCCGCTACGAGTTCTAA
- a CDS encoding ABC transporter ATP-binding protein, whose product MRLLRYAKGYRRRIIAATTCSVINKLFDIAPEILIGVAIDVVVNQEQSFVASLGFETPHQQITMLAILTFVIWAGESLFEYLFQILWRNLAQRLQADMRQDTYEHAQRLDMAFFESKNSGQLVATMNDDVNQLERFLDGGANALIQVVVTVVAVGAVFFVLSPLIALLAFTPIPLIIWGAFFFQRKAGPLYSDVREKVGDLASRLSNNLSGIATIKSFTSEDREAQRLRQASEAYVEANRRAIKVSSAFIPVIRMAILAGFLATFTVGGMMALNGSLNVGAYGVLVFLTQRLLWPLTGLAQVIDLFERAMASTRRILDLLEVPITVKDASTTPLTQPVRGDVTIENVSFHYATSRVGVDGINLHVPAGNTLALVGATGSGKSTLIKLLLRFYDPEAGRVLIDGQPIIDVSMNSLRQSIGLVSQDVYLFEGSIRDNITYGKPQADEAEIIDAAKTAEAWSFIETLPQGLDTPVGERGVLLSGGQRQRLSLARALLKDPPILVLDEATSAVDNETEAAIQRSLKRIAHGRTVIMIAHRLSTIVHADEIVVIEKGRVAERGSHASLLATNGHYAAQWRVQTGEALAGDIEVLR is encoded by the coding sequence ATGCGGCTGTTGCGCTATGCCAAAGGCTATCGGCGGCGCATTATTGCCGCGACCACCTGTTCAGTTATCAACAAGCTGTTTGATATTGCGCCAGAGATTTTGATTGGTGTCGCCATTGATGTGGTGGTGAACCAAGAGCAAAGCTTTGTAGCGAGCCTGGGCTTTGAAACGCCCCACCAGCAGATCACCATGCTGGCGATACTGACCTTTGTTATTTGGGCAGGGGAGTCGCTGTTTGAGTATCTGTTTCAAATCCTCTGGCGCAACTTAGCCCAGCGCCTGCAGGCGGATATGCGCCAAGACACCTACGAGCATGCCCAGCGGCTCGATATGGCCTTCTTCGAATCGAAAAATTCAGGCCAGCTGGTGGCCACCATGAACGACGACGTTAACCAGCTTGAGCGTTTTCTAGACGGCGGTGCCAATGCGCTTATTCAGGTAGTCGTCACCGTGGTGGCGGTGGGCGCGGTGTTCTTTGTGCTTTCGCCGCTGATCGCGCTGCTAGCCTTTACGCCTATTCCGCTAATTATCTGGGGCGCGTTCTTCTTTCAGCGCAAAGCCGGGCCTCTTTATAGCGATGTGCGTGAGAAGGTGGGTGATCTAGCTAGCCGGCTTTCTAACAATCTTAGCGGTATTGCGACGATCAAAAGCTTTACCAGCGAAGACCGCGAAGCGCAGCGCCTGCGCCAGGCCAGCGAAGCGTATGTCGAGGCCAACCGCCGGGCGATTAAGGTCAGCTCAGCGTTTATTCCCGTTATCCGCATGGCGATTTTGGCGGGCTTTCTGGCCACCTTTACCGTGGGTGGCATGATGGCGCTCAACGGCTCGCTGAACGTCGGTGCTTATGGCGTGCTGGTGTTTCTGACCCAGCGATTGCTCTGGCCGCTAACCGGCTTGGCCCAGGTGATCGACCTGTTTGAGCGCGCCATGGCCAGCACACGCCGGATTCTTGACCTGCTCGAGGTACCGATCACGGTTAAAGATGCCAGCACCACTCCGCTCACCCAGCCGGTGCGTGGCGACGTCACGATTGAAAACGTGAGTTTTCATTACGCAACTAGCCGAGTGGGCGTGGATGGAATTAATCTGCATGTGCCTGCCGGCAATACCCTGGCGCTGGTGGGGGCCACTGGGTCGGGTAAATCGACGCTAATCAAGCTGCTGCTACGCTTTTACGATCCAGAAGCCGGGCGCGTACTGATCGACGGTCAGCCTATTATTGACGTGAGTATGAACTCGCTGCGCCAGTCCATTGGCTTAGTCAGCCAGGACGTGTATCTCTTTGAAGGCAGTATTCGAGACAACATCACCTATGGCAAGCCGCAGGCCGATGAAGCCGAGATTATCGACGCTGCCAAAACCGCTGAGGCTTGGAGTTTTATTGAAACATTGCCTCAGGGACTAGATACCCCCGTTGGAGAGCGCGGAGTGCTGCTTTCTGGCGGCCAGCGCCAACGGCTCTCACTCGCGCGGGCACTGCTTAAAGACCCGCCGATCTTGGTGTTGGACGAAGCCACTAGTGCGGTGGACAACGAAACCGAAGCGGCCATTCAGCGTTCCCTAAAGCGCATTGCCCATGGGCGTACGGTGATTATGATTGCCCACCGGCTTTCTACCATCGTTCATGCTGATGAAATCGTGGTGATCGAGAAAGGTCGCGTCGCTGAGCGGGGCAGCCACGCCAGTTTGCTTGCCACCAACGGGCACTATGCCGCCCAGTGGCGCGTACAAACCGGCGAGGCTCTGGCAGGAGATATAGAAGTGCTAAGGTAA
- a CDS encoding LysR family transcriptional regulator: MYDFHELSAFADVMTTGSLTRSAQKLGLAKSTLSRRISQLEARLNQPLLRRQANRLIPTEAGLLFHTYCTELLAMAAHSQEALSELREEISGEITLEVHGALARSWLASTIDAFLNRHPKVALTLHTRETPPTKMHSNSVHVWLGPTHECGLNQERLGHLSRGLYASPQYLANAGIPHRPDELNQHAWIDLLGSTSDGLMLAHPEHGEYTFHPPRSRLKVDLTSLHIDAIARSQGIGLLSHWLTEKREQHHPGELINCLPGWEPIALPITLLYAYGHQTRRTHALLEFLRSQIPLQWKASAATI, translated from the coding sequence ATGTATGACTTTCACGAACTGTCTGCTTTTGCCGATGTGATGACGACAGGCAGCTTGACGCGCAGTGCTCAAAAACTTGGGTTAGCCAAATCGACCTTAAGTCGTAGAATCAGCCAGCTAGAAGCACGGCTCAATCAGCCGCTGTTGAGGCGCCAGGCAAACCGTCTGATTCCAACAGAGGCCGGGCTGCTGTTTCATACTTACTGCACCGAGCTCCTGGCCATGGCTGCCCATAGCCAGGAAGCGCTCTCGGAGCTGCGTGAGGAGATCAGTGGTGAAATCACGCTTGAAGTACATGGCGCGCTGGCGCGCAGCTGGTTAGCAAGCACAATTGATGCGTTTCTCAATCGTCACCCAAAGGTAGCGCTAACGCTGCACACGCGTGAAACGCCACCAACAAAAATGCACAGCAACAGCGTTCACGTATGGCTTGGCCCAACCCATGAGTGCGGCTTAAATCAGGAGCGTTTGGGGCACTTAAGCCGAGGCCTTTATGCCAGCCCTCAGTATTTAGCTAACGCTGGCATACCCCACCGCCCCGATGAACTTAACCAGCATGCATGGATAGATTTGCTAGGGTCGACCTCAGATGGGTTAATGCTTGCTCACCCTGAACATGGCGAATATACATTTCACCCGCCTCGCTCGCGACTAAAGGTAGACCTCACGAGTCTTCACATTGATGCCATCGCGCGCAGCCAGGGCATCGGTCTTTTATCTCACTGGCTAACCGAGAAGCGTGAACAGCATCACCCGGGCGAGTTGATTAACTGCCTGCCGGGCTGGGAGCCGATCGCGCTGCCGATCACGCTACTTTATGCCTACGGCCATCAAACGCGGCGTACTCATGCACTGCTAGAGTTTTTGCGTAGCCAGATACCGCTACAATGGAAAGCCTCCGCCGCCACGATTTAG
- a CDS encoding TonB-dependent receptor domain-containing protein produces the protein MAIAAAAVAQENATLDPMVVTASGYEQSIADAPASISVISGEELNRQSYSDITDAVRNIPGVYVTGGGGAQDISIRGMDDSYTLYLIDGRPISAGRSVNTNGQDSGKQIGLPPIAMIERVEVIRGPMSSLYGSQAMGGVINIITKSVPEEWSGQVVTEYTHSLNDINNDAQQVSFYTGGPLIEGLLGLRVHGSWQGTEESDYLGGSDNAESTPDSDTRQIGAELILTPDELNEYSFGYTSSVKEFTHNPGRSIAMIDSRGNPATSITYRYDKDVFTLGHKGTYGAFMTDTYLQHDISERVSPSPDEKREEVTTLNNQSTYFWGDHMLTFGGQYREEELVDDTNGLIGNSPNAMRNVERWIAALFVEMEWSLTDAFSVTTGMRYDDDELFGGHLSPRIYANYHLTPEWSLKGGVSTGYSQPGLAAATEGFGRGTGGGGSPAPHARALIIGNEDLEPETSTNYEAGFIFNSSDRRLTSSIMLFHTQFDDKIAEDRYCNTPNADRNDPSTWECPYAGNDYVFLSTYRNIDEAEMQGVEFTLDYDFTQDVRLSSSYTYTDSEQKSGEFAGEPLNKIPEHMFNLAVNWQATPELSLWTQGNYRGSTSDYLARTSMGDGTPGYSFIDAGVVYDLTDRAQVKAGIYNIANKEVTNDDYGVVLDGRQYNLGLTFNF, from the coding sequence ATGGCCATAGCTGCTGCTGCTGTCGCACAAGAAAACGCCACTCTCGACCCGATGGTTGTTACCGCTTCTGGGTACGAGCAGTCCATTGCCGATGCTCCCGCCAGCATCTCGGTGATTAGCGGGGAGGAGCTGAATCGCCAGTCCTATAGTGATATTACGGATGCGGTCAGAAACATCCCAGGCGTTTATGTTACTGGTGGAGGGGGAGCTCAAGACATCAGTATCAGGGGTATGGATGATAGCTATACCTTGTATTTGATTGATGGCCGCCCCATTTCCGCCGGACGGTCCGTCAATACAAACGGCCAGGATAGCGGCAAACAAATCGGCCTGCCCCCCATTGCAATGATTGAGCGTGTTGAAGTCATCCGCGGCCCTATGTCCTCGCTATATGGTTCGCAAGCAATGGGCGGCGTTATCAACATTATTACCAAAAGCGTGCCAGAAGAATGGTCAGGCCAAGTTGTCACCGAGTACACCCATTCTCTCAATGATATCAACAACGACGCGCAGCAAGTTAGCTTCTATACAGGCGGCCCGCTAATAGAAGGACTGCTGGGTTTACGCGTGCATGGTAGCTGGCAAGGAACAGAAGAGAGTGATTACTTAGGCGGTAGCGATAACGCCGAAAGCACCCCAGACAGCGATACACGCCAGATCGGTGCTGAGTTAATACTCACACCAGACGAGCTGAACGAGTACAGTTTCGGATACACGTCATCGGTTAAAGAATTCACACATAATCCTGGCCGTAGCATTGCCATGATAGATAGCCGTGGCAACCCCGCCACTTCGATTACTTATCGCTACGATAAGGATGTATTCACCCTTGGTCATAAAGGCACTTATGGCGCCTTTATGACGGATACCTATCTGCAACATGATATTTCGGAGCGCGTCAGCCCATCACCTGATGAAAAGCGTGAAGAAGTCACAACCCTTAATAACCAATCAACTTACTTCTGGGGCGATCATATGCTGACCTTTGGTGGTCAGTACCGAGAAGAAGAGCTTGTTGATGATACCAATGGGCTTATTGGCAATAGCCCCAATGCTATGCGTAACGTAGAACGCTGGATTGCCGCGTTGTTCGTCGAAATGGAATGGAGCCTTACGGATGCCTTTAGCGTTACCACGGGTATGCGTTACGACGACGACGAACTATTCGGCGGCCATCTTTCGCCTCGCATTTATGCCAATTATCACCTAACGCCTGAATGGTCGTTAAAAGGCGGCGTATCTACCGGTTATTCCCAGCCTGGGCTTGCCGCCGCGACCGAAGGCTTCGGCCGCGGCACCGGCGGCGGCGGCTCTCCGGCTCCCCATGCGCGCGCACTCATTATTGGGAACGAAGATCTGGAGCCTGAAACCAGCACGAACTATGAAGCCGGCTTTATCTTTAATAGCTCAGACAGACGCCTCACTTCCAGCATAATGCTGTTCCATACGCAGTTTGACGATAAAATTGCAGAGGATCGCTACTGCAACACACCAAACGCAGATCGTAACGACCCTTCCACATGGGAATGCCCATACGCTGGCAATGATTATGTTTTTCTTAGCACTTATCGAAATATCGATGAAGCCGAGATGCAGGGCGTAGAGTTCACACTAGACTACGACTTTACCCAAGATGTGCGCCTAAGCTCTAGCTATACCTATACCGACTCAGAACAAAAATCCGGCGAATTTGCTGGCGAGCCACTGAATAAAATTCCTGAGCATATGTTCAACCTTGCCGTTAATTGGCAGGCAACTCCTGAGCTAAGCCTATGGACACAAGGCAATTATCGTGGATCCACGAGCGACTACCTAGCACGCACTAGCATGGGCGATGGCACACCAGGATATAGCTTCATTGATGCTGGTGTCGTATATGATTTGACTGACCGCGCACAGGTGAAAGCAGGCATCTATAATATCGCCAACAAAGAGGTGACAAATGATGATTATGGCGTCGTATTAGATGGCCGCCAGTACAATCTGGGCCTAACGTTCAACTTTTAG
- a CDS encoding ABC transporter ATP-binding protein, whose product MNDFQTPPTLATDALSMGYGTRRVIDGLDINLPSAKVTAIVGPNGCGKSTLLAGLARLHKPDGGCVLLNGEDIQRLPSRQLATQLALLPQEAIAPEGLTVTELIRFGRQPHQGWLRQWSAEDQRVVQHALAAAGLEQLADRPIEALSGGQRQRAWIAMTIAQQTPLLLLDEPTSALDLGHQIEVFELVKELAHHGRTVVMVLHDLASACRYADHLVAMREGQIIAQGPPASVVTPELVRTLYQVECTLITDPATGSPLLANVRRSPATA is encoded by the coding sequence ATGAACGATTTTCAAACGCCGCCAACGCTGGCTACTGATGCGTTGAGCATGGGCTACGGCACGCGGCGGGTCATTGATGGTCTGGATATCAACCTGCCTAGCGCAAAGGTAACAGCCATTGTTGGGCCGAACGGCTGTGGCAAGTCAACATTACTGGCGGGGCTGGCTCGCTTGCATAAGCCCGATGGCGGTTGCGTATTGTTGAACGGTGAGGATATTCAGCGATTGCCTTCTCGCCAGTTGGCCACTCAGCTGGCGCTGCTGCCGCAGGAGGCAATCGCTCCGGAAGGCTTAACTGTGACGGAGTTAATCCGCTTTGGCCGGCAGCCGCATCAAGGTTGGCTGCGCCAGTGGTCGGCAGAAGACCAGCGTGTTGTGCAGCACGCCTTAGCGGCGGCAGGCTTAGAGCAGCTTGCCGACAGGCCGATTGAAGCGCTTTCCGGCGGCCAGCGTCAGCGTGCCTGGATTGCCATGACCATCGCTCAGCAAACGCCGCTATTGCTGTTAGATGAGCCCACTTCCGCATTGGATCTTGGCCATCAAATCGAAGTCTTCGAACTGGTAAAAGAGCTCGCCCATCACGGACGCACCGTTGTGATGGTGCTGCATGATCTTGCCAGCGCGTGCCGCTATGCTGACCATCTAGTGGCGATGCGGGAAGGGCAGATAATCGCGCAAGGGCCGCCCGCGTCAGTGGTGACGCCAGAGCTAGTTCGCACGCTTTATCAAGTAGAGTGCACGCTAATAACCGACCCCGCGACCGGAAGCCCTCTGTTGGCCAATGTGCGGCGCTCCCCCGCGACGGCTTAA
- a CDS encoding FecCD family ABC transporter permease, with amino-acid sequence MKVFARAQRLNQRTLLLCLLTALVAVSLVSLLVGAGNVSPSQALSMLLGGEDSEAYFVVWELRAPRTLMGIAVGMALGVSGALLQAVARNPLAEPGLLGVSAGAAFAVALALVLGASAATLRISVAQLGALIGCLCVLGVARWRGVGNDPIRLVLAGAAFSALLGAMTSLMLLFDQRSSDEVRFWVIGSLAGRRLEDLLAVLPSAVVCSVLIALIARPLSALALGERMASGLGHHPQLIRALVVLCVALLVGAATAIAGPIIFVGLVVPFIARAFAGPDIRRTLWFCLPIGPLIILAADIISRVVVAPSELPLGVLTALCGAPVLIAAVRARRLPTL; translated from the coding sequence ATGAAAGTCTTCGCGCGTGCGCAACGTCTTAATCAGCGCACGCTATTGTTATGCCTACTCACCGCCCTTGTGGCGGTGAGTCTCGTTAGTTTACTGGTAGGGGCGGGTAACGTTTCGCCGTCTCAGGCGCTCTCAATGCTGCTGGGCGGTGAGGACAGCGAGGCGTATTTCGTGGTCTGGGAGCTGCGTGCGCCGCGTACCTTAATGGGGATTGCGGTAGGCATGGCGCTGGGCGTTTCGGGGGCGCTTTTACAAGCGGTGGCCCGCAATCCGCTTGCTGAACCTGGCTTATTGGGCGTAAGCGCGGGTGCAGCCTTTGCCGTGGCGCTAGCGTTAGTGCTTGGAGCCAGTGCGGCAACGCTGCGTATTTCAGTGGCGCAGCTGGGGGCGCTGATCGGCTGCCTGTGCGTATTAGGCGTCGCTCGCTGGCGTGGGGTCGGCAATGATCCCATTCGCCTAGTACTAGCAGGGGCGGCCTTTTCAGCATTGCTCGGGGCAATGACCTCGTTAATGCTGCTATTTGATCAGCGCTCGTCCGATGAGGTGCGCTTTTGGGTGATTGGCAGCTTGGCAGGACGCCGCTTGGAAGACCTGTTGGCCGTGTTGCCATCGGCAGTGGTGTGTAGCGTATTAATTGCTTTAATTGCGCGACCTCTTTCCGCGCTGGCGCTTGGTGAGCGTATGGCGTCGGGGCTTGGGCATCATCCACAGCTGATCCGCGCCTTAGTGGTACTTTGCGTGGCGCTGCTAGTGGGGGCGGCAACGGCGATTGCTGGGCCTATTATCTTCGTTGGACTGGTGGTGCCCTTTATTGCCCGCGCATTTGCCGGGCCTGATATTCGCCGCACTCTGTGGTTTTGCTTGCCAATTGGCCCTTTGATTATTCTAGCGGCTGATATTATTTCGCGAGTGGTGGTGGCGCCTTCTGAGCTGCCGCTGGGGGTTCTTACCGCACTCTGTGGCGCGCCGGTGCTGATTGCCGCCGTGCGTGCCCGTCGCCTACCAACGCTATGA